In Methanobrevibacter oralis, a single window of DNA contains:
- a CDS encoding exosome complex RNA-binding protein Csl4: MSIKEEEIVMPGEKLGIIEQYLPGYGTYDDDGEIKSSVLGSVKIDQKRKVISVEGDAKPALLKKGDVVYGQISDIKPQRANVNIECIKNNSRPLALPYIGSIHISQAKKDYLDKLSYAFKIGDIIEAKVVKITGDNVDLSTTDDYCGVLKAMCTRCRDYMHTTQKDSELQCNTCNKKEKRKISKNYINNY, from the coding sequence ATGAGTATAAAAGAGGAAGAAATTGTGATGCCTGGAGAGAAATTAGGAATAATCGAACAATACCTCCCAGGATACGGTACTTATGATGACGATGGTGAAATTAAATCCTCAGTACTAGGTAGTGTTAAAATTGATCAGAAAAGAAAGGTTATTTCTGTTGAAGGAGATGCAAAGCCAGCTCTCTTAAAAAAAGGAGATGTCGTTTATGGCCAAATAAGTGATATCAAACCACAAAGAGCTAATGTTAATATTGAATGTATTAAAAATAATTCAAGGCCTTTAGCATTACCATATATTGGATCTATTCACATATCCCAAGCAAAAAAAGATTATTTAGACAAACTTTCTTATGCTTTTAAAATAGGAGACATTATAGAAGCTAAAGTCGTTAAAATAACTGGAGATAATGTTGATTTAAGTACTACTGATGATTACTGTGGAGTGCTAAAAGCAATGTGTACCCGTTGTAGAGATTACATGCACACTACCCAAAAAGATAGTGAACTTCAATGTAATACATGTAACAAAAAAGAGAAACGCAAAATTTCTAAAAATTATATTAATAATTATTAA
- a CDS encoding DNA-directed RNA polymerase subunit L, which translates to MDNIEIIEDKTLELTFIVKDESHGVCNALRHILMENPDVEYAVYNIDHPLTGKPEITIKTKRGKRPRIVLKAAAEQLKNESDEFKKLIDEEL; encoded by the coding sequence ATGGATAATATTGAAATAATAGAAGATAAAACATTAGAACTTACTTTTATTGTTAAAGATGAAAGTCATGGTGTTTGTAATGCACTTAGACACATTCTAATGGAAAATCCTGATGTTGAATATGCTGTATATAATATTGACCACCCCCTTACAGGTAAACCTGAAATAACAATTAAAACCAAAAGAGGAAAAAGACCAAGAATAGTCTTAAAAGCAGCAGCCGAACAACTTAAAAATGAAAGTGATGAATTTAAAAAACTTATTGAT